A single genomic interval of Catalinimonas alkaloidigena harbors:
- a CDS encoding flavodoxin family protein, with protein MNITTFLAHLLLAFFLLIAACSSAQIEDIHTKTDAVFDPDKVLIVYLSRTNNTKAIAEMIHEKVGGKLVSLELEIPYPEDYDAIVNQVAEENENGFLPPLKTKIEMDKYDTIFLGFPTWGMRLPPPMKSFLHQYDLSGKTVIPFNTNAGYGVGSSFETVEEMCPDANIMERFSIKGGIERDGILFVMQGKKAEEAEKEVTKWLQKIEVIK; from the coding sequence ATGAACATAACCACATTTTTAGCGCACCTGCTTCTAGCATTTTTTCTTTTGATTGCGGCTTGTTCCTCCGCCCAAATTGAGGATATCCATACTAAAACCGATGCTGTTTTTGATCCCGACAAAGTATTGATTGTCTATTTATCCCGCACCAACAATACCAAAGCCATTGCGGAAATGATACATGAAAAAGTAGGGGGAAAGTTGGTGTCACTTGAATTAGAAATACCTTATCCTGAAGATTATGATGCCATTGTAAATCAAGTGGCCGAAGAGAACGAAAATGGTTTTTTGCCGCCTTTGAAAACCAAGATTGAGATGGACAAATACGATACCATCTTCCTGGGATTCCCGACTTGGGGTATGCGACTTCCTCCACCCATGAAAAGTTTTTTGCATCAGTATGATTTAAGTGGGAAAACCGTCATCCCCTTCAACACCAATGCCGGGTATGGCGTGGGAAGCAGCTTTGAAACGGTAGAGGAAATGTGTCCTGATGCTAATATAATGGAAAGGTTTTCTATCAAAGGAGGCATAGAGAGAGATGGAATTTTATTTGTGATGCAAGGCAAAAAAGCAGAAGAAGCGGAAAAGGAAGTAACGAAGTGGCTACAAAAAATAGAAGTGATCAAATAG
- a CDS encoding c-type cytochrome, translated as MPADTTGVPLAETAAATSLTGTALFRRMECDTCHSVDPNASASTGPPLYDLYGSEVTLQDGRTVTADEAYLRESIINANAKIVAGYMPVMPSYESQLAGEEVALLVSYITSL; from the coding sequence ATGCCAGCGGACACGACCGGGGTGCCTCTTGCCGAGACGGCGGCCGCTACATCGCTCACCGGTACGGCGCTCTTTCGCCGGATGGAGTGCGATACATGCCATAGCGTTGATCCGAATGCCTCGGCTTCTACCGGTCCGCCCCTGTATGACCTTTACGGAAGCGAGGTAACTCTGCAGGATGGCCGTACGGTAACGGCGGACGAAGCATATCTTCGCGAGTCGATCATAAATGCAAACGCGAAAATTGTGGCGGGTTATATGCCCGTCATGCCGAGCTACGAAAGTCAGCTTGCGGGGGAAGAGGTGGCCCTGCTGGTGTCCTATATAACGTCTTTATAA
- a CDS encoding PQQ-dependent sugar dehydrogenase has protein sequence MDIQNIILKKHDWYLSHSYALRKPCLSMLYLFATLLMAGCAEQTQEEVSTEIVCAPDNGGITLPEGFCATLVIDSLGLRDDHSARHIAVAPNGDIYMKTRSEEGGIVALRDTTGDFRADVIQYFSDMTGTGDGILWETGMAIHNGYIWASNTTAVYRWPMPEGGALVPEGGPEIVVKGFPEQGSHASKSFAFDNSGNLYVAVGAPSNACQEQERTPGSPGIEPCPLLEEHGGIWRFDANQTGQTFSAEARYATGLRNVVGLEWNIDNDALYVMQHGRDQLHTLWPDYYTVEESAELPSEVMYKVNEDDRFSWPYGYYDHVKNTLMLSPEYGGNGEILIAESKYAGEFEEPVIGFPGHWAPNDLLFYTGKQFPERYQGGAFIAFIGSWNRAPLPQGGYKVVFVPFENGQPSGDYETFADGFAGVAPIPDRGAAEYRPMGPVHRTGRRALYLRL, from the coding sequence ATGGACATTCAAAACATCATCCTTAAAAAACACGACTGGTACCTATCCCATTCGTATGCCCTGCGCAAGCCCTGCCTGTCTATGCTGTACCTTTTCGCGACGCTGCTCATGGCGGGATGTGCCGAGCAGACCCAGGAGGAGGTAAGTACTGAGATTGTGTGTGCTCCCGACAACGGTGGCATTACCTTGCCGGAAGGATTTTGTGCGACGCTGGTGATTGATAGCCTGGGCCTGCGCGACGATCATAGCGCGCGTCACATCGCCGTGGCACCCAACGGAGACATCTATATGAAGACACGCAGCGAGGAGGGTGGCATTGTGGCCTTGCGCGACACCACGGGCGACTTCCGGGCAGACGTCATCCAGTACTTCAGTGATATGACCGGGACGGGTGATGGTATTCTGTGGGAGACGGGTATGGCTATCCACAACGGCTATATCTGGGCCTCCAACACCACGGCCGTCTATCGCTGGCCAATGCCCGAAGGCGGCGCACTTGTCCCCGAAGGTGGGCCGGAGATCGTTGTCAAGGGTTTTCCGGAGCAGGGTTCCCACGCATCCAAATCCTTTGCCTTCGACAACAGTGGCAACCTCTACGTGGCGGTGGGTGCGCCATCCAACGCTTGTCAGGAGCAGGAACGCACTCCGGGGTCTCCGGGAATAGAACCCTGCCCGCTGTTGGAGGAACACGGCGGCATATGGCGCTTCGATGCCAACCAAACTGGGCAGACCTTCAGCGCGGAGGCGCGCTATGCCACGGGCCTGCGCAACGTCGTCGGCCTCGAGTGGAATATTGATAACGATGCGCTCTACGTCATGCAGCACGGGCGCGATCAGCTGCACACGCTCTGGCCGGACTACTACACTGTCGAGGAGAGTGCCGAACTCCCCTCCGAAGTCATGTATAAGGTAAATGAAGACGACCGGTTTAGTTGGCCCTACGGATACTACGATCATGTAAAGAATACGCTTATGCTTTCCCCGGAATATGGTGGCAACGGAGAAATACTCATTGCTGAAAGCAAGTATGCCGGTGAGTTTGAAGAACCTGTCATTGGTTTTCCCGGCCACTGGGCGCCCAACGACCTGCTCTTTTACACGGGCAAGCAGTTCCCTGAACGCTACCAGGGCGGCGCTTTCATCGCCTTCATCGGTTCCTGGAACCGTGCTCCACTTCCCCAGGGCGGCTATAAGGTCGTCTTCGTGCCCTTCGAAAACGGGCAGCCTTCCGGCGACTACGAGACCTTTGCTGATGGTTTTGCCGGGGTAGCTCCTATCCCTGACCGGGGCGCGGCAGAATACCGCCCGATGGGCCCTGTCCACAGGACCGGACGGCGCGCTCTATATCTCCGATTATAA
- a CDS encoding SMP-30/gluconolactonase/LRE family protein, translating into MHTLRWIGLQNSDERKTLHPPLVLNEPFGSDIMNGLLYVADRDGGTSDDDPSVAVIRQFDMKTGEPVKEIRIEDSPWINDIEVKEDGTIYATQTGDFSGENPNPDTWMVWKVTPDGETTIFVQGKPLNAPNGIAFDPDGNIVVANFGNTGVLTFSESGELLKTENAAQAGSDGLVIMPDGTKYICSVRQGGVSRIRPGEPAELIASNIPNAASMCYDAGTNQLVIPMNQNNGLAFIPLD; encoded by the coding sequence GTGCACACCCTACGATGGATCGGGCTTCAGAATTCCGATGAACGAAAAACCCTGCACCCTCCCCTTGTATTAAATGAGCCGTTCGGTAGTGATATCATGAATGGCCTGCTCTACGTGGCTGATCGTGATGGCGGTACCAGTGATGATGATCCCAGTGTTGCCGTCATTCGTCAGTTTGACATGAAGACGGGTGAGCCTGTAAAGGAAATCCGAATAGAGGATTCTCCCTGGATCAACGACATCGAAGTGAAGGAAGATGGCACCATTTACGCCACCCAGACGGGTGATTTTTCCGGTGAAAATCCCAATCCCGATACCTGGATGGTATGGAAGGTAACACCTGATGGTGAGACAACTATTTTTGTGCAGGGCAAGCCGCTCAACGCACCCAACGGTATTGCCTTTGATCCGGATGGAAATATCGTCGTGGCTAATTTTGGAAACACCGGGGTACTGACATTTTCAGAAAGCGGGGAATTGTTGAAAACTGAAAACGCTGCTCAGGCAGGAAGCGATGGTCTGGTGATCATGCCCGATGGCACAAAATATATATGCAGTGTAAGGCAGGGAGGAGTTTCCCGTATACGTCCCGGTGAGCCCGCCGAGTTGATCGCCAGTAACATTCCGAATGCCGCCTCCATGTGCTACGATGCCGGGACCAACCAACTGGTGATCCCGATGAATCAAAACAACGGTCTCGCCTTTATACCACTCGACTAA